A region from the Pseudomonas sp. P8_229 genome encodes:
- a CDS encoding cbb3-type cytochrome oxidase subunit 3 — translation MVIEMSAGLIRGLGTVVVFVAFVGLTLWVFNRKRTPEFAEARLLPFADEPQPDTTPASETRSTRP, via the coding sequence ATGGTCATTGAAATGAGTGCAGGCCTGATTCGTGGCCTCGGCACGGTCGTGGTGTTCGTGGCCTTCGTCGGCCTGACCTTGTGGGTGTTCAACCGCAAGCGCACCCCGGAGTTCGCCGAAGCACGTCTGCTGCCGTTCGCTGATGAACCGCAACCCGACACTACCCCCGCATCTGAAACAAGGAGTACCCGGCCATGA
- the ccoO gene encoding cytochrome-c oxidase, cbb3-type subunit II has protein sequence MKHETIEKNVGLLMLLMVFAVSIGGLTQIVPLFFQDVTNKPVEGMKPYTALQLEGRDIYIREGCVGCHSQMIRPFRAETERYGHYSVAGESVWDHPFLWGSKRTGPDLARVGARYSDDWHRAHLYNPRNVVPESKMPAYPWLVTQAVDSSHTETKLKTMRTLGVPYTDDDISGAVASLKGKTEMDALVSYLQVLGTAIKSKR, from the coding sequence ATGAAACACGAAACGATTGAAAAGAACGTCGGCCTGTTGATGTTGCTCATGGTGTTTGCCGTGAGCATCGGCGGCCTGACCCAGATCGTCCCGCTGTTCTTCCAGGACGTCACCAACAAACCGGTGGAAGGCATGAAGCCCTACACCGCGCTGCAACTGGAAGGCCGCGACATCTATATCCGCGAAGGCTGCGTCGGCTGCCACTCGCAGATGATCCGGCCGTTCCGCGCCGAAACCGAACGCTACGGGCACTACTCGGTGGCCGGTGAAAGCGTGTGGGATCACCCGTTCCTGTGGGGTTCCAAGCGTACCGGTCCGGACCTGGCCCGGGTCGGCGCGCGCTACTCGGATGACTGGCACCGCGCGCACTTGTACAACCCGCGCAACGTCGTGCCGGAATCGAAAATGCCGGCCTACCCGTGGCTGGTCACGCAAGCGGTCGACAGCAGCCACACCGAAACCAAGCTCAAGACCATGCGCACCCTCGGCGTGCCGTACACCGACGACGACATCAGCGGCGCGGTCGCCAGCCTCAAGGGCAAGACCGAAATGGACGCCCTCGTCTCCTACCTGCAAGTGCTCGGCACTGCGATCAAGAGCAAGAGGTGA
- the ccoN gene encoding cytochrome-c oxidase, cbb3-type subunit I produces the protein MNTSISTAYNYKVVRQFAIMTVVWGIVGMGLGVFLAAQLVWPELNFNLPWTSFGRLRPLHTNAVIFAFGGCALFASSFYSVQRTCQTQLFAPKIAAFCFWGWQLVILLAAISLPLGYTSSKEYAELEWPIDILITIVWVAYAVVFFGTIMQRKTKHIYVGNWFFGAFIITVAILHIVNNLELPVSFTKSYSVYAGATDAMVQWWYGHNAVGFFLTAGFLGMMYYFVPKQAERPVYSYRLSIVHFWALITLYIWAGPHHLHYTALPDWAQSLGMVMSLILLAPSWGGMINGMMTLSGAWHKLRSDPILRFLVVSLAFYGMSTFEGPMMAIKTVNALSHYTDWTIGHVHAGALGWVAMISIGALYHMIPKIFGKAQMHSVGLINAHFWLATIGTVLYIASMWVNGIAQGLMWRAVNEDGTLTYSFVETLVASHPGFVVRLVGGAIFLSGMFLMAYNTWRTVRASQPADVVAAAQMA, from the coding sequence ATGAACACTTCTATCAGTACCGCCTACAACTACAAGGTGGTCCGCCAATTCGCCATTATGACGGTGGTGTGGGGCATCGTCGGCATGGGCCTCGGGGTTTTTCTCGCGGCCCAATTGGTCTGGCCCGAACTCAACTTCAATTTGCCCTGGACCAGTTTCGGCCGTCTGCGCCCGCTGCACACCAACGCGGTGATCTTCGCGTTCGGTGGCTGTGCGCTGTTCGCCAGTTCGTTCTACTCGGTGCAACGCACCTGCCAGACGCAATTGTTTGCGCCGAAAATCGCCGCGTTCTGCTTCTGGGGCTGGCAACTGGTGATCCTGCTAGCGGCCATCAGCCTGCCACTGGGTTACACCAGCTCCAAGGAGTACGCCGAGCTGGAATGGCCGATCGACATCCTGATCACCATCGTCTGGGTCGCCTACGCCGTCGTGTTCTTCGGCACGATCATGCAGCGCAAGACCAAGCACATCTATGTGGGCAACTGGTTCTTCGGCGCGTTCATCATCACCGTGGCGATTCTGCACATCGTCAACAACCTTGAGTTGCCGGTGAGCTTCACCAAGTCCTACTCGGTGTACGCCGGTGCAACCGACGCGATGGTGCAATGGTGGTACGGCCACAACGCCGTAGGCTTTTTCCTCACCGCCGGTTTCCTCGGGATGATGTACTACTTCGTGCCGAAACAGGCCGAACGTCCGGTGTACTCGTATCGCCTGTCGATCGTGCACTTCTGGGCACTTATCACCTTGTACATCTGGGCCGGCCCGCACCACTTGCACTACACCGCGCTGCCGGACTGGGCACAGTCGCTGGGCATGGTGATGTCGCTGATTCTGCTGGCTCCGAGCTGGGGCGGCATGATCAACGGCATGATGACCCTCTCGGGCGCCTGGCATAAGTTGCGCAGCGACCCGATCCTGCGCTTCCTCGTGGTCTCGCTGGCGTTCTACGGCATGTCGACCTTCGAAGGTCCGATGATGGCGATCAAAACGGTCAACGCCCTCTCCCATTACACCGACTGGACCATCGGCCACGTACACGCCGGCGCCCTCGGTTGGGTAGCAATGATTTCCATCGGTGCGCTGTACCACATGATCCCGAAAATCTTCGGCAAAGCGCAGATGCACAGCGTCGGCTTGATCAACGCGCACTTCTGGCTCGCGACCATCGGCACCGTGCTCTACATCGCGTCGATGTGGGTCAACGGCATTGCCCAGGGCCTGATGTGGCGCGCGGTGAACGAGGACGGCACGCTGACCTACTCCTTCGTCGAAACCCTGGTGGCCAGCCACCCAGGCTTCGTCGTGCGGTTGGTGGGTGGGGCGATCTTCCTCAGCGGCATGTTCCTGATGGCTTACAACACCTGGCGCACCGTGCGGGCCTCGCAGCCTGCTGACGTCGTTGCTGCCGCGCAGATGGCCTGA
- a CDS encoding alpha/beta family hydrolase — protein sequence MDKQHKASIDGDQWAQCVRDRGWLWNAASGEASATLILAHGAGAPMDSDWMNDMARRLAALGVNVLRFEFAYMAQRRVDGVKRPPNPAAKLQECWREVYAEVRRHVTGVLAVGGKSMGGRMASLLADELGADALVCLGYPFYAVGKPEKPRVEHLASLRTRTLIVQGERDALGSRGAVEAYDLSPSIEVFWLAAGDHDLKPLRVSGFTHEQHLAAAAQRVAETLKGSPKF from the coding sequence ATGGACAAACAGCACAAGGCCAGTATTGACGGGGATCAATGGGCGCAGTGCGTGCGGGATCGTGGGTGGCTTTGGAACGCCGCCAGTGGTGAGGCTTCTGCGACGTTGATCCTTGCCCACGGTGCTGGTGCGCCGATGGACAGTGACTGGATGAACGATATGGCTCGGCGCCTTGCTGCACTGGGTGTGAACGTGTTGCGGTTTGAGTTTGCGTATATGGCGCAGCGGCGGGTTGATGGGGTGAAGCGGCCGCCGAATCCTGCTGCGAAATTGCAGGAATGCTGGCGTGAGGTGTATGCCGAGGTGCGACGTCATGTCACTGGGGTTTTGGCCGTGGGCGGGAAGTCTATGGGTGGGCGGATGGCGAGTCTGCTTGCCGATGAGCTTGGCGCGGATGCGTTGGTTTGCCTGGGTTATCCGTTTTATGCGGTTGGGAAGCCGGAGAAGCCTCGGGTTGAGCATTTGGCTTCTTTGCGGACGCGGACGTTGATTGTTCAGGGCGAGCGGGATGCGTTGGGGAGTCGGGGCGCTGTCGAGGCTTACGATCTATCGCCGAGTATTGAGGTGTTTTGGTTGGCGGCGGGGGATCATGATTTGAAGCCGCTTAGGGTTTCCGGGTTTACGCATGAGCAGCATTTGGCTGCCGCCGCGCAGAGGGTAGCCGAAACTCTCAAGGGTTCACCAAAATTCTGA
- a CDS encoding DUF6124 family protein, producing MFKITPNPPVTDPIPHDPALSPQKIKDATDRALDYYLRPEALGAPPSSPKFRPVYLVDPTLDDETLLVEASESLSYAHAMAGNIANSIGGPERKPLLALQQVIMLNELLVNRLLDKLKLPQ from the coding sequence ATGTTCAAAATCACACCAAACCCGCCCGTTACCGATCCAATCCCCCACGACCCAGCGCTCAGCCCGCAAAAGATCAAAGACGCAACCGATCGCGCCCTCGACTACTACCTCCGACCCGAAGCCCTGGGGGCTCCACCAAGCTCGCCAAAATTTCGCCCGGTCTATCTCGTCGACCCCACGCTGGATGACGAAACCCTGCTGGTCGAGGCGAGCGAGTCGCTTTCATACGCCCATGCCATGGCCGGTAATATCGCCAATTCAATAGGCGGTCCGGAGCGCAAACCGCTGCTGGCGCTGCAACAGGTGATCATGCTCAACGAGCTGTTGGTCAATCGGCTGCTGGATAAGCTGAAGTTGCCTCAGTAA
- a CDS encoding methyl-accepting chemotaxis protein — translation MRNNQPITQRERTFPAQQRLISTTDAKGVITYCNDAFVEISGFSREELIRAPHNLVRHPDVPAAVFSHMWGTLKQGLPWMGIVKNRCKSGDHYWVNAYVTPVFDGNQVVGYESVRIKPTAEQIRRAEALYQRINQGKSAIPSSDKWLPVLQDWLPFILVSQLSFVIGATLNSQWGFALAAGLSVPLGLMGLQWQQRGLKRLLRLAEQTTSDPLIAQMYTDSRGAQARLEMSILSQEARLKTCLTRLQDTAEHLTDQAKQSDALAHNSSSGLERQRVETEQVATAVNQMAATTQEVASHVQRTADATQEANRLTGRGRDIAGETREAIQRLSVVVGETGLTVTQLAKDSDEIGGVVDVIKGIADQTNLLALNAAIEAARAGEMGRGFAVVADEVRQLAQRTSESTGQIHALIAKLQQTASSAVQTMEAGHRQAEEGVARVLEADQALVGISEAVANITDMTTQIAAATEEQSAVAEEISRNISNISELADQTSEQAHNSALLSEELTKTANTQYSLVERFNR, via the coding sequence ATGCGTAATAACCAGCCCATTACACAACGCGAACGGACTTTCCCGGCTCAGCAGCGGTTGATTTCCACAACCGACGCCAAGGGCGTGATCACCTACTGCAACGACGCTTTCGTCGAAATCAGCGGGTTTTCGCGTGAGGAACTGATCCGTGCGCCGCACAACCTGGTCCGTCACCCCGACGTGCCGGCTGCGGTGTTTTCGCACATGTGGGGCACACTGAAACAAGGCTTGCCATGGATGGGCATTGTCAAGAATCGCTGCAAATCCGGTGACCACTACTGGGTGAACGCCTATGTAACACCGGTGTTCGACGGCAATCAGGTGGTCGGTTACGAGTCGGTGCGGATCAAACCCACCGCCGAACAGATCCGCCGTGCCGAAGCGCTCTACCAACGCATCAACCAGGGCAAGTCGGCGATCCCTTCCAGCGATAAATGGCTGCCGGTGCTGCAGGACTGGCTGCCGTTCATTCTGGTCAGCCAACTGAGCTTCGTGATCGGCGCGACCCTGAACTCGCAATGGGGCTTCGCTCTGGCCGCCGGTTTGTCAGTACCGCTGGGCCTGATGGGCCTGCAATGGCAACAACGCGGGCTCAAACGCCTGCTGCGCCTGGCCGAGCAAACCACCTCCGACCCGCTGATCGCGCAGATGTACACCGACAGCCGTGGCGCCCAGGCGCGTCTGGAAATGTCGATCCTCAGCCAGGAAGCCCGCCTGAAAACCTGCCTGACCCGTCTGCAGGATACTGCCGAACACCTGACCGATCAGGCCAAGCAGTCCGACGCCCTGGCGCACAACAGCTCCAGCGGTCTGGAACGTCAGCGCGTGGAAACCGAACAGGTCGCCACCGCCGTCAACCAGATGGCCGCCACCACCCAGGAAGTGGCAAGCCACGTACAGCGCACTGCTGACGCGACTCAGGAAGCCAATCGCCTGACCGGTCGCGGTCGTGACATCGCCGGCGAAACCCGCGAAGCCATTCAGCGTCTGTCCGTAGTCGTCGGCGAAACCGGCCTGACCGTGACCCAACTGGCCAAGGACAGCGACGAAATCGGCGGCGTGGTCGACGTGATCAAAGGCATCGCCGACCAGACCAACCTGCTCGCCCTCAACGCTGCGATCGAAGCCGCGCGTGCCGGTGAAATGGGCCGTGGTTTTGCCGTGGTAGCTGACGAAGTGCGTCAACTGGCGCAACGCACCAGCGAATCGACCGGGCAGATTCACGCCCTGATCGCCAAGTTGCAGCAAACGGCTTCGAGTGCCGTGCAAACCATGGAAGCCGGGCATCGTCAGGCTGAAGAAGGTGTGGCGCGGGTACTGGAAGCGGATCAGGCGTTGGTCGGGATCAGTGAAGCGGTGGCCAACATCACCGACATGACCACGCAGATCGCCGCTGCGACCGAAGAGCAAAGTGCGGTGGCTGAAGAGATCAGCCGCAACATCAGCAATATTTCGGAGTTGGCGGATCAGACGTCGGAACAGGCGCATAACTCGGCGTTGCTGAGTGAAGAGCTGACGAAGACGGCGAATACGCAGTACTCGTTGGTGGAGCGGTTTAACCGCTGA
- a CDS encoding CPBP family intramembrane glutamic endopeptidase, translating to MKALPWLYLALLSLGYGWALSIGHLGWLALISVGLLLVAGFAVRQQQVPVARLLGHALFIFLALSLALHWLPGFDNGRAIARLRFTDDAVPFAMYLNLDKPLIGFWLLLACPWIVAARSLRLTAYASVLALTLSAVLALGGALLFGMIAWAPKWPDQAWLWLLNNLLLVTLVEEALFRGYIQGGLSRLFKRLPHGDNLALLLASLIFALAHFGAGWQWMLLAGLAGVGYGLAYRFGGLGAAIATHFGLNLLHFGLFTYPMLAG from the coding sequence ATGAAGGCGTTGCCATGGCTCTATTTGGCCCTTCTCAGCCTCGGTTATGGATGGGCGCTGAGCATTGGCCACCTCGGCTGGCTCGCGCTGATCTCGGTCGGATTGTTGCTGGTGGCCGGTTTCGCCGTGCGCCAACAGCAGGTACCGGTGGCGCGTCTGCTCGGGCACGCTCTGTTCATCTTCCTCGCCCTGTCGCTGGCGTTGCACTGGTTGCCGGGGTTCGACAACGGTCGGGCCATCGCCCGGCTGCGTTTCACCGACGACGCCGTGCCGTTCGCGATGTACCTGAACCTGGACAAGCCCTTGATCGGCTTCTGGCTGCTGCTGGCCTGCCCGTGGATTGTCGCGGCACGTTCGCTGCGCCTGACAGCGTACGCCAGCGTCCTCGCCCTGACGTTGAGCGCAGTCCTGGCGCTGGGCGGCGCGCTGTTGTTCGGGATGATTGCCTGGGCACCGAAGTGGCCCGATCAGGCATGGCTGTGGCTGCTGAACAATCTGCTGCTGGTGACCCTGGTCGAGGAGGCGCTGTTTCGCGGCTACATACAGGGAGGCTTGAGCCGGCTCTTCAAGCGCCTGCCCCATGGCGACAACCTCGCGCTGCTGCTGGCTTCGCTGATCTTTGCCCTGGCGCATTTCGGCGCGGGATGGCAGTGGATGCTGCTGGCGGGGCTGGCGGGGGTTGGCTATGGTCTGGCCTACCGTTTTGGCGGCCTCGGTGCGGCGATCGCCACGCATTTCGGGCTGAATCTGCTGCATTTTGGCCTGTTCACCTATCCGATGCTCGCCGGCTGA
- the inhA gene encoding isonitrile hydratase, whose protein sequence is MTLQIGFLLFPQVQQLDLTGPYDVLASLPDVKMHLIWKDLVPVTASTGLLLKPTISFDDCPDLDVICVPGGAGVGALMEDEQTLGFIKRQAAQARYVTSVCTGSLVLGAAGLLQGKRATTHWAYHELLPKLGAIAVQDRVVRHGNLFTGGGITAGIDFALVLAAELVGAEAAQLIQLQLEYAPAPPFESGSPETAPSAVVEEARNRAAASLKTRTAITERAAAKLNLS, encoded by the coding sequence ATGACGTTGCAGATCGGTTTTCTGTTGTTTCCACAGGTGCAGCAACTGGACCTGACCGGCCCTTATGACGTACTGGCCTCGCTGCCGGACGTAAAGATGCACCTGATCTGGAAGGATCTGGTGCCGGTCACTGCCAGCACCGGCCTGCTGCTGAAACCGACCATCAGCTTCGACGACTGTCCGGACCTGGATGTGATCTGCGTGCCCGGAGGCGCCGGGGTCGGCGCGTTGATGGAAGATGAGCAGACGCTGGGGTTCATCAAGCGTCAGGCGGCGCAGGCTAGGTATGTGACGTCGGTGTGCACCGGCTCCTTGGTGCTGGGCGCGGCGGGACTGCTGCAGGGCAAACGCGCGACCACCCACTGGGCCTATCACGAACTGCTGCCGAAGCTCGGCGCGATTGCGGTGCAGGATCGGGTGGTGCGCCACGGCAATCTGTTTACCGGTGGCGGGATTACGGCGGGGATCGACTTTGCGCTGGTGCTGGCCGCCGAACTGGTGGGAGCCGAGGCGGCACAGTTGATCCAGTTGCAACTGGAATATGCGCCGGCACCGCCGTTTGAATCGGGCAGTCCGGAGACGGCACCGAGTGCTGTCGTCGAAGAGGCTCGTAATCGTGCAGCGGCGTCGTTGAAGACGCGTACGGCGATTACTGAACGCGCGGCAGCGAAACTCAATTTGAGCTGA
- a CDS encoding GlxA family transcriptional regulator — MPKAIHVLAFANMQILDVTGPLQVFASANDIARQRGLPVPYAPSVIAREGGSVMSSAGLAVLAEPLPQEASDTLIIAGGWGIYPAAEDEALVDWVREHAASCRRVASVCTGAFLLAASGWLDGRRVVTHWTRCEQLAQQHPKLQVEANPIFINDGPVWTSAGVTAGIDLALAMVEQDLGRDIALDVARHLVVFLKRPGGQSQFSVTLALQNQGNRFDELHAWIAENLTCDLGVPTLAEQACMSERSFVRHYRADTGQTPARAIELIRVETARRLLSDTGLPVKRIAANCGFGSEETLRRSFLRALGVTPQAYRERFSVSAVADQASASAT; from the coding sequence ATGCCCAAAGCCATTCACGTACTCGCGTTCGCCAACATGCAGATCCTCGACGTCACCGGGCCGCTGCAAGTCTTCGCCTCGGCCAACGACATCGCCCGCCAGCGCGGCTTGCCCGTACCGTATGCGCCGTCGGTGATTGCCCGCGAGGGCGGGTCGGTGATGTCTTCGGCAGGGCTGGCGGTACTGGCCGAGCCGTTGCCGCAGGAGGCCAGCGATACCTTGATCATTGCCGGAGGCTGGGGCATTTACCCGGCGGCCGAGGATGAGGCCCTGGTGGACTGGGTGCGCGAACACGCCGCCAGTTGCCGCCGCGTGGCCTCGGTGTGCACCGGCGCCTTTCTATTGGCAGCCAGCGGCTGGCTCGACGGCCGCCGCGTGGTCACCCACTGGACCCGCTGCGAGCAACTGGCGCAGCAGCATCCGAAGCTGCAAGTCGAAGCCAATCCGATCTTCATCAACGACGGCCCGGTCTGGACCTCGGCGGGCGTCACCGCCGGCATCGATCTGGCGCTGGCGATGGTCGAACAAGACCTCGGCCGCGACATCGCCCTCGACGTCGCCCGGCACCTGGTGGTGTTCCTCAAACGCCCGGGCGGGCAATCGCAATTCAGCGTGACCTTGGCCCTGCAAAATCAGGGCAATCGTTTTGACGAGCTGCACGCCTGGATCGCCGAAAACCTGACCTGCGACCTCGGCGTGCCGACCCTGGCCGAACAGGCCTGCATGAGCGAACGCAGCTTCGTCCGCCACTATCGCGCCGACACCGGTCAGACCCCGGCCCGCGCCATCGAACTGATCCGCGTCGAAACCGCCCGGCGTCTGCTCAGTGACACCGGGCTGCCGGTCAAGCGCATTGCGGCCAATTGCGGGTTTGGCAGTGAAGAGACGTTGCGGCGCAGTTTTCTACGGGCGCTTGGCGTGACGCCGCAGGCGTATCGGGAGCGGTTTTCGGTCAGTGCTGTTGCAGATCAAGCCTCAGCTTCCGCCACCTGA
- a CDS encoding glycoside hydrolase family 15 protein, producing MAEHHLERQSPIDAHGIIGDMRSAALVNDKGSVDFFCWPEFDSPSIFCSLLDTPDAGIFQLAPDLPDARREQIYLPDTNVLQTRWLSEYAVVEITDLLPVGDSEDDLPMLMRRVRVVSGEATFHMRCAVRHDYARASTRAQTDQQSVIFSAEGQPSLRLVADQALHIDGASAVASFSLKQNETAEFILGGAEDPRFRNDTAKLCLERTLKFWRDWIGQSNYRGRWREMVNRSALALKLLTSRKHGAILAAATFGLPETPGGERNWDYRYTWIRDASFTVYAFMRLGFVGEANAYMSWLRGRVSDCRGQPMKLNILYAVDGRQELPETELSHLSGHGGAQPVRIGNGAYEQIQLDIFGELMDAVYLVNKYGDAISHEGWKHVREVVDQVCETWQTTDVGIWEMRGEQHHFLHSRLMCWVALDRAIRLASKRSLPAPFVQWDQTRQAIYADIWDNFWNEERGHFVQYKGGTALDGSMLLMPLVRFVSAKDPRWLSTLEAIEKHLVRDGMVYRYRNDDSNIDGLAGTEGAFAACSFWYVECLARAGQVEKAHLEFEQLLRYANPLGLYAEEFDSHGRHLGNTPQALTHLALISAASFLDRRLSGEKREWQP from the coding sequence ATGGCTGAGCATCACCTCGAACGACAAAGCCCGATTGACGCCCACGGCATCATCGGCGACATGCGCAGTGCGGCACTGGTCAACGACAAGGGCAGCGTGGATTTTTTCTGCTGGCCGGAGTTCGACAGCCCATCGATATTCTGTTCGCTGCTGGACACCCCCGACGCGGGGATTTTCCAGCTCGCACCGGACCTGCCCGACGCCCGCCGCGAGCAGATCTACCTACCCGACACCAACGTTTTACAGACCCGCTGGCTCAGCGAATACGCCGTGGTGGAAATCACCGACCTGCTGCCGGTGGGCGACAGCGAGGATGACCTGCCGATGCTCATGCGTCGGGTGCGGGTGGTCAGCGGCGAGGCAACCTTCCACATGCGCTGCGCGGTGCGTCACGACTACGCCCGCGCCAGCACCAGGGCGCAGACGGACCAGCAGTCGGTGATTTTCAGCGCCGAGGGCCAGCCGTCGCTGCGGTTGGTGGCGGACCAGGCGCTGCACATCGATGGCGCATCGGCAGTCGCCTCGTTCAGTTTGAAGCAGAACGAAACCGCCGAATTCATTCTCGGTGGCGCCGAAGACCCACGCTTTCGCAATGACACCGCCAAACTGTGTCTGGAGCGCACGCTGAAGTTCTGGCGTGACTGGATCGGCCAGTCCAACTATCGCGGGCGCTGGCGAGAAATGGTCAATCGCTCGGCGCTGGCGCTGAAGCTGCTGACCTCACGCAAGCATGGCGCGATCCTCGCCGCCGCCACTTTCGGCCTGCCGGAAACCCCCGGCGGCGAACGCAACTGGGATTACCGCTACACCTGGATCCGCGACGCCTCGTTCACCGTCTATGCGTTCATGCGCCTGGGCTTCGTCGGTGAGGCCAACGCCTATATGAGCTGGCTGCGCGGACGGGTCAGCGATTGCCGCGGTCAGCCGATGAAGCTCAACATTCTGTATGCGGTGGATGGTCGTCAGGAGTTGCCGGAAACCGAGCTTTCGCACTTGTCCGGTCACGGCGGCGCGCAACCGGTGCGCATCGGCAACGGCGCGTATGAGCAGATTCAGCTGGATATCTTCGGCGAGCTGATGGACGCGGTGTATCTGGTCAACAAATACGGCGACGCGATTTCCCACGAAGGCTGGAAACACGTGCGTGAAGTGGTCGATCAAGTGTGTGAGACCTGGCAGACCACCGACGTAGGCATTTGGGAAATGCGTGGTGAGCAGCATCACTTCCTGCATTCGCGGCTGATGTGCTGGGTGGCGCTGGACCGGGCCATTCGCCTGGCCTCGAAACGCTCGCTGCCGGCACCGTTCGTTCAGTGGGATCAGACCCGGCAGGCGATTTACGCCGACATCTGGGACAACTTCTGGAACGAGGAGCGCGGACATTTCGTCCAGTACAAGGGCGGCACCGCGCTCGACGGCTCGATGCTGCTGATGCCGCTGGTGCGTTTCGTCAGCGCCAAGGACCCGCGCTGGCTGTCGACCCTCGAAGCCATCGAAAAACATCTGGTGCGCGACGGCATGGTTTACCGCTACCGCAATGATGACAGCAACATTGACGGCCTGGCCGGCACCGAAGGCGCGTTTGCCGCATGTTCGTTCTGGTACGTCGAGTGTCTGGCCCGCGCCGGGCAGGTGGAAAAGGCGCATCTGGAGTTCGAACAACTGCTGCGTTATGCCAACCCGCTGGGGCTGTACGCCGAAGAGTTCGACAGCCATGGCCGGCATCTTGGCAACACCCCGCAGGCACTGACGCATCTGGCGCTGATCAGTGCGGCGAGTTTTCTCGATCGGCGCTTGAGCGGGGAAAAGCGTGAGTGGCAGCCGTAA
- a CDS encoding glucose 1-dehydrogenase encodes MQISLARQVALITGASSGIGHAAARALAAAGAAVVINYNRQPEPAQALARQIIADGGQALAIAADVSKENEVERLFAETLEAFGSLDILVANSGLQKDAAAVDMTLEDWNTVIGVNLTGQFLCARAALRIFNRQGVREGVSRAAGKIIHMSSVHQRIPWAGHVNYAASKGGVDQLMQTLAQEVSHQRIRVNGIAPGAIRTAINKEATQGAAGEKLLELIPYGRIGDVEDVANAVVFLASDAADYIVGTTLFIDGGMSLYPEFRGNG; translated from the coding sequence ATGCAGATCTCCCTCGCCCGACAAGTAGCCCTGATCACCGGCGCCAGCTCCGGCATCGGCCATGCCGCCGCCCGAGCGCTGGCCGCTGCCGGTGCTGCGGTGGTCATCAACTACAACCGTCAGCCAGAACCTGCGCAGGCGCTGGCCCGGCAGATCATCGCCGACGGCGGTCAGGCACTGGCCATCGCTGCCGATGTGTCGAAGGAAAACGAGGTCGAACGGCTGTTCGCCGAGACTCTCGAGGCCTTTGGTTCGCTGGACATTCTGGTGGCCAATTCCGGCCTGCAAAAGGATGCGGCGGCCGTGGACATGACCCTCGAAGACTGGAACACAGTGATCGGCGTCAACCTCACCGGCCAGTTCCTCTGCGCCCGCGCCGCACTGCGGATTTTCAACCGGCAAGGCGTGCGTGAAGGCGTGTCCCGGGCGGCCGGCAAGATCATTCACATGAGCTCGGTACACCAGCGCATTCCATGGGCTGGGCACGTCAACTACGCAGCGTCCAAGGGCGGCGTCGATCAGTTGATGCAGACCCTCGCTCAGGAAGTCAGCCATCAGCGTATCCGCGTCAACGGCATCGCGCCGGGGGCGATTCGCACGGCAATCAATAAAGAGGCCACGCAAGGCGCGGCCGGTGAAAAACTACTGGAGCTGATCCCCTACGGCCGTATCGGCGACGTCGAGGACGTGGCCAACGCGGTAGTGTTCCTCGCCTCCGACGCCGCCGACTACATCGTCGGCACCACCCTGTTCATCGACGGCGGCATGAGTCTTTATCCGGAGTTTCGCGGCAATGGCTGA